Proteins encoded within one genomic window of Acidovorax sp. 107:
- a CDS encoding DUF2798 domain-containing protein: MIPARYGPVLFSLMLSGVMSLLVSGISTFRALQPQQDFVSLWAGAWLTGWLFAFPAVMLAAPLARKAVALLTTRG; the protein is encoded by the coding sequence ATGATCCCCGCCCGCTATGGCCCGGTGCTGTTCAGCCTGATGTTGTCGGGCGTGATGTCGCTGCTGGTGTCGGGCATCTCCACCTTTCGCGCACTGCAGCCGCAGCAGGACTTTGTGAGCCTCTGGGCGGGCGCGTGGCTGACCGGGTGGCTGTTCGCCTTTCCGGCGGTAATGCTGGCAGCGCCGCTGGCCCGCAAGGCGGTGGCGTTGCTCACGACCAGGGGCTGA
- a CDS encoding flavodoxin family protein encodes MQHIAIVYHSAHGHTAHIAHHVLDGARAVPGVLAELVRAEDLAQAPDRLLRYDGVILGSPTYLGGVSGPFKTFMDSTGRLWKTHQLKNKLAAGFTVSSLPAGDKQSTLMSMWVFAMQHGMVWVGNPILPEQHAGVPYDEAANRLGSWSGLMAQAGHGAAADAFVPGDTKTARMFGQHFAETLQRLGDVGGVAARQPGEEVAA; translated from the coding sequence ATGCAACACATTGCCATCGTTTATCACAGCGCCCACGGCCACACCGCGCACATCGCCCACCACGTGCTGGACGGCGCCCGCGCCGTGCCGGGCGTGCTCGCCGAACTGGTCCGCGCCGAAGACCTGGCGCAGGCGCCCGACCGCCTGCTGCGCTACGACGGCGTCATCCTGGGCTCGCCCACCTACCTGGGCGGGGTCTCCGGGCCGTTCAAGACCTTCATGGATTCCACGGGCCGCCTGTGGAAGACGCATCAGCTCAAGAACAAGCTGGCGGCGGGCTTTACCGTGTCGTCACTGCCCGCGGGCGACAAGCAGTCCACGCTGATGTCGATGTGGGTGTTTGCCATGCAACACGGCATGGTGTGGGTGGGCAACCCCATCCTGCCCGAGCAGCACGCCGGGGTGCCGTACGACGAGGCGGCCAACCGCCTCGGCTCCTGGTCGGGCCTGATGGCGCAGGCAGGCCATGGGGCGGCCGCCGATGCGTTTGTGCCCGGCGACACCAAGACCGCCCGCATGTTCGGCCAGCACTTTGCCGAGACACTGCAGCGCCTGGGCGATGTGGGCGGTGTGGCTGCACGCCAGCCTGGCGAAGAGGTGGCGGCATGA
- a CDS encoding helix-turn-helix domain-containing protein codes for MDIAEVAKRSGLRASTLRYYEEKGLIQSVGQPGERRRFVPGVMDQLALIALGQSAGFSLDDIRSMFLPGGEPNIDRQLLSAKADELDTMIKRLKAMSNGLRHAAACPAESHAQCPSFQRLLKAAADGALERQQRRSAQPVVGLRRPRV; via the coding sequence ATGGACATTGCCGAAGTCGCCAAGCGCTCCGGTCTGCGGGCGTCCACGCTGCGGTATTACGAGGAGAAGGGGCTGATCCAGTCGGTAGGGCAACCCGGCGAGCGCCGCCGGTTTGTGCCCGGCGTGATGGACCAGCTGGCGCTGATTGCGCTGGGGCAATCGGCCGGGTTCTCGCTGGATGACATTCGGTCGATGTTTTTGCCCGGTGGCGAGCCCAACATTGACCGGCAGCTGCTATCGGCCAAGGCCGACGAGCTCGACACCATGATCAAGCGCCTCAAGGCCATGAGCAACGGCCTGCGGCACGCGGCCGCCTGCCCGGCCGAGAGCCATGCCCAGTGCCCGTCCTTCCAGCGGCTGCTGAAAGCCGCCGCCGACGGAGCGCTGGAGCGTCAGCAGCGGCGCAGCGCGCAGCCCGTGGTGGGCCTGCGCCGGCCGCGTGTCTGA